In one window of Chryseobacterium sp. JV274 DNA:
- a CDS encoding XAC2610-related protein, whose amino-acid sequence MKKLLLFCIITISAVYSAQPFTLKSTGEAKEFSLTLYYGAQGKGAFVQYSGKKEIIPLQVKSFKVDTDGRSDGQPDIEYYVWNEMVGGKINGVYKFEIMQHQASNISYTRGKDNRKFTLEMVEDEKKYDGSGKYLLHGALLSFNHFYNNNLTITYSDRKKTAIELPAPDKPSFVRRSIIEDYNFDGYDDIAFSVPDEGMGVYRMFDIYLYNPGSKRFEKLKEPDYSRSSCSCLCDVTIEKDKKLLKTGCRGGARWHQDVYRFVKNGILEWIATKEQTEE is encoded by the coding sequence ATGAAAAAATTGTTGCTATTCTGTATTATCACGATCTCTGCTGTGTACTCTGCGCAGCCTTTTACCCTGAAATCTACAGGAGAAGCGAAAGAGTTCAGCCTCACACTTTATTACGGAGCGCAAGGCAAAGGAGCTTTTGTGCAGTATTCAGGGAAGAAAGAAATCATTCCTTTACAAGTAAAAAGCTTTAAAGTTGATACTGACGGGAGAAGTGACGGACAGCCGGATATCGAGTATTACGTCTGGAATGAGATGGTTGGAGGGAAAATAAATGGAGTATACAAGTTTGAAATCATGCAACATCAGGCTTCAAACATTAGCTATACAAGAGGAAAGGATAACAGAAAGTTTACGCTGGAAATGGTTGAAGATGAAAAAAAGTACGACGGAAGTGGCAAATATCTTCTGCATGGGGCTTTACTTTCGTTTAATCATTTTTATAATAATAACCTCACCATTACTTATTCTGACAGGAAAAAGACGGCTATAGAACTTCCGGCTCCTGATAAACCTTCTTTTGTCAGACGGAGCATTATAGAGGATTATAACTTTGATGGCTATGATGATATCGCATTCTCTGTTCCTGATGAAGGAATGGGTGTTTACAGGATGTTTGATATTTATCTGTACAATCCTGGAAGCAAACGTTTTGAAAAACTTAAAGAGCCGGATTATTCCCGTTCAAGCTGCTCCTGCCTTTGTGATGTGACTATAGAAAAAGATAAGAAGCTTTTAAAAACAGGATGCAGAGGCGGAGCAAGATGGCATCAGGATGTCTACCGCTTCGTTAAAAACGGGATCTTAGAATGGATTGCCACAAAAGAACAGACGGAAGAATAA
- a CDS encoding L,D-transpeptidase, producing MKNISVKKSFLYACLCAVFLVSCKKEIDKISDTFKDTVSASETPEVEKDSIKKDSVPVVKKESVPPVMQENGFYNAFVLPKDKKMRDSIYAEYSKKYSVEERTAILALNRLDSKSKWNADTLVVPAKIDTTLMAYSPFPMQLDVLSGVKKFVIFSYPIQAFAVYSNGSLVKWGPTSMGKKAAQTTRGLTFANWKKKLAISTVSTEWKLPYNFNIHNIGGIGWHEYTLPGYPASHSCLRLLRKDAQWLYSYADTWILNPGGATTKAKGTAVMVFGDYKWGGRKPWRKLLEDPNANNISVEELTKLLEPEVPKMLKEQSNREKVADSIKTAKAMATPIQNEKPEESPSN from the coding sequence ATGAAAAACATATCTGTGAAAAAATCCTTTCTTTATGCATGTTTGTGCGCAGTTTTTCTTGTTTCCTGTAAAAAAGAAATAGACAAAATAAGCGATACTTTTAAAGATACCGTGTCTGCTTCGGAGACCCCGGAGGTAGAAAAGGATTCTATAAAGAAAGATTCTGTTCCTGTAGTAAAGAAAGAATCTGTTCCACCTGTAATGCAGGAAAATGGTTTTTATAATGCTTTTGTTCTTCCAAAGGATAAAAAAATGCGTGACTCTATCTATGCTGAATACAGTAAGAAATACAGTGTAGAAGAACGTACAGCTATTTTAGCTTTAAACAGACTGGACTCTAAAAGTAAATGGAATGCCGATACACTGGTAGTTCCAGCGAAAATAGATACAACATTAATGGCGTATTCACCATTTCCAATGCAGTTAGATGTATTAAGCGGAGTGAAAAAGTTCGTTATTTTCTCTTATCCTATACAGGCTTTTGCGGTATATTCCAATGGAAGTCTTGTGAAATGGGGACCTACAAGTATGGGGAAAAAAGCTGCACAGACAACAAGAGGGCTTACTTTTGCGAACTGGAAAAAGAAGCTGGCAATTTCCACAGTGAGCACAGAATGGAAGCTTCCCTATAATTTCAATATTCACAATATAGGAGGAATCGGATGGCATGAATATACGCTTCCTGGATATCCTGCCTCACACTCATGTCTTCGATTGCTGAGGAAAGATGCCCAATGGCTGTATTCCTATGCAGATACCTGGATACTGAATCCTGGAGGTGCTACAACTAAGGCCAAAGGTACAGCAGTAATGGTATTCGGAGATTATAAATGGGGTGGAAGAAAACCATGGAGAAAGCTTTTAGAAGATCCTAATGCCAACAATATATCCGTTGAAGAACTTACCAAGCTCCTTGAACCGGAGGTTCCGAAAATGCTGAAAGAACAAAGCAACAGAGAAAAAGTAGCGGATTCTATCAAAACGGCAAAAGCAATGGCCACACCTATTCAGAACGAAAAGCCTGAAGAATCCCCGTCTAATTAA
- a CDS encoding AraC family transcriptional regulator, with protein MLYIIMVVVLQALITLTLLISLIKNRESVLNMLLLYIGVVTLDMGYEYFIIQKFGYESVLYEIPGSLRVFKGLIFLYITTHLIHAKWRDKLKYLIVPLTLVVIHHAIALSAKMLDLSWADLAITSYKSYFVYYSYYWIACLVLCIYLLTRYRKNITHPVAGNFRYLVGYVLLGVLMFWTVYQLGWDTLIYQKIYSLLFLFQFGWILYVYILTYQHKLQEQQNISHSSAPKETYQYKDLSKIDFDSVQSAIISFYQESHVYLDEEFTLDQLSGQLKINKADLSITFNKHLHSNFHEYTNRSRIQHFKQILSEDPSASVTDLAFQCGFKSKSTFYKYFKKEFDCLPSQLVH; from the coding sequence ATGTTATATATCATTATGGTAGTTGTACTACAGGCACTTATCACCCTTACTCTGCTTATATCTCTTATCAAAAACAGAGAATCTGTACTGAATATGCTGCTATTGTATATCGGAGTGGTCACATTGGATATGGGATATGAATATTTCATCATTCAAAAATTCGGTTATGAATCTGTTTTGTATGAAATTCCGGGAAGCCTTCGTGTTTTTAAAGGGCTCATTTTTCTTTATATTACTACCCATTTAATTCATGCAAAATGGAGAGACAAGCTTAAATACCTGATTGTTCCGCTAACATTGGTTGTTATTCATCATGCTATTGCACTTTCTGCAAAGATGCTTGACCTTTCCTGGGCAGATCTGGCCATCACATCTTATAAATCCTACTTTGTATACTACAGTTATTATTGGATCGCCTGCCTTGTTTTATGTATTTATTTACTGACAAGATACCGCAAAAATATTACCCATCCTGTAGCCGGCAATTTCCGTTATCTGGTTGGTTACGTATTGTTGGGAGTATTGATGTTCTGGACGGTCTACCAACTGGGATGGGATACTTTGATCTATCAGAAGATCTACAGCCTTCTGTTTCTCTTTCAATTCGGGTGGATTTTGTACGTTTATATTTTAACGTACCAGCACAAACTGCAGGAACAGCAAAATATATCACATTCTTCTGCTCCCAAAGAAACCTATCAGTATAAAGATCTGTCAAAAATAGATTTTGACTCTGTGCAAAGTGCTATTATTTCTTTCTATCAGGAGAGTCATGTATATTTGGATGAGGAATTTACCTTAGACCAACTCTCGGGTCAACTGAAAATAAACAAGGCAGATTTAAGCATCACTTTTAATAAACATCTGCATTCCAATTTTCACGAATATACCAACAGAAGCCGTATACAGCATTTTAAACAGATTCTATCAGAAGATCCTTCAGCCAGTGTTACGGATCTCGCATTTCAATGTGGTTTTAAATCCAAATCTACTTTTTATAAATATTTTAAAAAGGAATTCGATTGTCTTCCTTCTCAGCTTGTTCATTAG